The Tepidisphaeraceae bacterium genome includes a window with the following:
- a CDS encoding 3-hydroxyacyl-ACP dehydratase FabZ family protein — translation MRWIWIDKFTEFTPRTSATAVKNVSLAEEHLHDLYPAFPIVPNSLIVEGMAQTAGILVGEARNFEEKVVLAKITRASFHRLVRPAETITFAATIEQLNEQGASISGKVTVAGEPVADIELMFSHVDQNMKGMKFPEHNFVFTEQFTALLKTYREQASVTI, via the coding sequence ATGCGTTGGATCTGGATCGACAAGTTCACCGAGTTCACCCCCCGCACGAGCGCGACGGCCGTCAAGAACGTGTCGCTGGCGGAGGAGCACCTGCACGACCTTTACCCGGCGTTCCCGATCGTCCCCAACAGCCTGATCGTCGAGGGCATGGCCCAGACAGCCGGCATTTTGGTGGGTGAGGCGCGGAACTTCGAGGAAAAGGTCGTGCTGGCCAAGATCACCCGCGCCAGCTTCCATCGCCTGGTCCGCCCCGCCGAGACGATCACCTTCGCCGCCACCATCGAACAGTTGAACGAACAAGGCGCCTCGATCAGCGGTAAGGTTACCGTGGCCGGCGAGCCCGTGGCCGACATCGAACTGATGTTCAGCCACGTCGACCAGAACATGAAGGGCATGAAGTTCCCCGAGCACAACTTCGTCTTCACCGAACAGTTCACCGCGT